Proteins encoded together in one Calditrichota bacterium window:
- the fliF gene encoding flagellar M-ring protein FliF has protein sequence MGNPLDTLKELWQRLTVNQRALMIIGGGLVIAISAAAISYSTRPVLATLYNGLESKDAAAVADQLRDEKIEFEVTSDGTIKVPQQYVNSLRLTFAEKGIPHSGELGYEIFDKPQLGLTDQLQKLNQRRAIEGELARTMTSIEGVEGARVHLVIPEQRLFKEDKKPATASVVLTLKQGFSLSKKQVAALAALTSYAVEGLEPEHVTILDSEGNPLTNGPRDELAGLSSTQLEMQTMIEKELEDKAEGLLMDVVGPGRARVEVTAKLNWNRIERTSENYDPERVATLSEESQTSEDATAGTSEKLVTNYQVPRTVEKVVPEVGNIERIWASVLIDGNYETSTDSLGNVTQTYVERTPQELEKFRAMVSSALGIDPNRNDELTVMSFQFNESPEAINTAPELPTNWLSLLQKFADKIILLVVLILAFFAVRSMMNKMSAKLPALPQGMQMAMVGAGEQGGAIGAGASTGQLAGGHASGQLQQGSSDHSTVSGGSMSAVGRSGAVMGNDGPKVVFKSKEQPQTIELDEEGPSVEALRAQEMLNRTVQFVMNKPDNATQILRSWVADGAN, from the coding sequence ATGGGCAATCCACTCGATACACTTAAGGAACTCTGGCAACGGTTAACCGTCAACCAACGCGCGCTGATGATTATCGGCGGCGGACTGGTGATCGCGATTTCCGCCGCTGCGATTTCCTATTCCACTCGGCCTGTGCTGGCCACTCTGTACAACGGTCTCGAATCCAAAGATGCCGCGGCAGTCGCGGACCAACTGCGCGATGAAAAGATCGAATTTGAAGTGACCAGCGACGGTACGATCAAAGTGCCGCAGCAATACGTCAACTCGCTGCGCCTGACATTCGCGGAAAAGGGAATCCCGCATTCCGGCGAGCTGGGCTACGAGATTTTTGACAAACCGCAATTAGGTTTGACGGACCAGCTTCAAAAATTGAATCAGCGCCGCGCGATCGAAGGAGAACTTGCACGCACCATGACGTCTATCGAAGGCGTTGAAGGCGCGCGCGTGCATCTTGTGATTCCGGAGCAGCGCCTCTTTAAGGAAGACAAAAAACCTGCGACAGCTTCGGTCGTCTTAACTCTCAAACAGGGTTTTTCTCTAAGTAAAAAACAAGTCGCCGCCTTAGCCGCTTTGACGTCCTACGCCGTCGAAGGATTGGAGCCTGAACACGTCACGATTCTCGACTCGGAGGGAAATCCGCTGACCAACGGCCCGCGCGACGAACTTGCCGGATTGTCGTCCACGCAGCTTGAAATGCAGACGATGATCGAAAAAGAGCTTGAAGACAAAGCGGAAGGGCTCTTGATGGACGTCGTCGGCCCCGGCCGCGCACGTGTTGAAGTAACAGCGAAACTCAACTGGAACCGCATCGAGCGCACGTCCGAAAATTACGACCCGGAACGAGTCGCGACCTTGTCCGAAGAATCGCAAACAAGCGAAGACGCGACTGCCGGAACGTCGGAAAAGCTCGTTACCAACTATCAAGTCCCGCGCACCGTAGAAAAAGTCGTGCCCGAAGTCGGCAATATCGAGCGCATTTGGGCCTCCGTGCTCATCGACGGAAACTACGAGACAAGCACGGACTCGCTTGGCAATGTCACTCAAACCTATGTTGAGCGCACTCCGCAAGAACTTGAAAAGTTCCGCGCCATGGTATCCAGTGCGCTGGGCATCGATCCGAACCGCAACGACGAATTGACCGTGATGTCGTTTCAGTTCAACGAAAGTCCTGAGGCCATAAATACAGCGCCTGAATTACCGACGAACTGGCTTTCGCTGTTGCAGAAATTTGCGGACAAGATTATTCTGTTGGTTGTCCTCATCCTCGCGTTCTTCGCAGTCCGCTCGATGATGAACAAGATGAGCGCCAAGTTGCCTGCTTTGCCGCAAGGTATGCAGATGGCCATGGTTGGCGCGGGCGAACAGGGCGGGGCAATCGGAGCAGGTGCATCCACCGGTCAACTGGCTGGTGGTCACGCGTCCGGGCAACTACAGCAAGGCAGCTCCGATCATAGCACTGTGAGCGGAGGCTCCATGAGCGCCGTCGGAAGAAGCGGTGCTGTGATGGGAAATGACGGGCCGAAGGTCGTCTTCAAGTCGAAGGAGCAGCCGCAGACTATCGAATTGGATGAAGAGGGACCGTCCGTTGAAGCTCTTCGCGCACAAGAGATGCTCAACCGAACCGTGCAGTTTGTCATGAACAAGCCCGACAACGCGACGCAAATTCTAAGAAGCTGGGTGGCTGATGGCGCAAACTAG
- the fliE gene encoding flagellar hook-basal body complex protein FliE has product MIYGIDNIKPIPPIANGVQPTPKVADGESFGDTLSNFVGNVNKTQLEAIDKTNQFATGQIQDVHEVMAAVEEASISLSLLLEIRKKALEGYQELMRTPV; this is encoded by the coding sequence ATGATCTACGGCATTGACAACATCAAACCGATTCCGCCGATTGCGAACGGCGTGCAGCCGACCCCAAAGGTCGCGGACGGCGAATCTTTCGGCGATACTCTGTCGAACTTCGTCGGCAATGTGAACAAAACGCAGCTCGAGGCGATCGACAAGACCAATCAGTTTGCCACAGGACAAATTCAAGACGTGCACGAAGTCATGGCCGCCGTCGAAGAAGCATCCATCTCGCTTTCGTTGCTGCTGGAAATTCGCAAGAAAGCGCTCGAAGGTTATCAGGAACTGATGCGCACGCCGGTCTAA
- the flgC gene encoding flagellar basal body rod protein FlgC, protein MEIHPLFSGMNTSTSGMTAQRKRMNAIAENIANIETTRTEDGGPYRRKATVLSEDQRFETALSQSTNQKLARTDTNHMFGRDEDKILSPMQGVKATIEADQSPFREVYDPDHPDADENGMVQMPNVDLVQEMTDLISASRAFEANVTAFNATKAMMKKALEL, encoded by the coding sequence ATGGAAATCCATCCCCTGTTTTCCGGCATGAACACCAGTACGTCGGGTATGACCGCCCAGCGGAAGCGCATGAACGCCATCGCCGAAAACATCGCAAACATCGAAACTACCCGCACGGAAGACGGCGGGCCCTACCGCCGCAAAGCCACCGTGCTTTCGGAAGACCAGCGGTTTGAAACGGCCCTTTCACAGAGCACCAACCAGAAGCTCGCTCGCACCGACACGAACCACATGTTTGGGCGCGACGAAGACAAGATTCTGTCCCCAATGCAGGGTGTGAAGGCTACGATTGAAGCGGATCAATCGCCCTTCCGAGAAGTATACGATCCCGACCACCCGGACGCCGACGAAAACGGCATGGTGCAAATGCCGAATGTCGACCTCGTGCAGGAAATGACGGATCTCATCAGCGCGTCGCGAGCCTTTGAGGCCAACGTTACGGCGTTTAACGCGACCAAGGCGATGATGAAGAAAGCTCTGGAACTCTAA
- a CDS encoding HlyD family efflux transporter periplasmic adaptor subunit, with protein MLAVAWLAFSGCSEAQDGEYQGYVEGDYVDVASSQAGRLDSVAVTRGDTVAEGAALYYLEATIESEGLKQAQEQLATAQAQLSDMQQGRRPAEINVIKAQLEQAIANRKSIQSRLSREEKIYGEGSLSPEGMDELRAQADMAEAKVTEMENQLKVASLPARTDQLKAQEGIAASAEAAVLQAKWKLDQKAVHATDGGLVVDVLYQVGEWIPAGYPAVRLLPEENRKIRFFVPESQLSMVKTGQEVVVHADGWTSGVPATVSFVSTTAEYTPPIIYSNETRSKLVYMIEARPVDMAAHLNVGQPVTVRFK; from the coding sequence ATGCTGGCAGTCGCATGGCTGGCATTTTCGGGCTGCTCGGAAGCTCAAGATGGCGAGTATCAAGGTTATGTGGAAGGCGACTACGTGGACGTCGCGTCATCACAAGCGGGACGTCTGGATTCCGTTGCCGTCACGCGCGGCGACACGGTTGCCGAAGGAGCCGCGCTTTACTACTTGGAAGCGACCATTGAGTCTGAAGGACTCAAACAAGCTCAGGAGCAATTAGCAACGGCGCAAGCTCAGCTCAGCGATATGCAGCAAGGGCGTCGCCCCGCCGAGATCAATGTGATCAAAGCACAGCTTGAGCAAGCTATTGCCAACCGCAAGAGCATCCAATCGAGATTGAGCCGCGAGGAGAAGATTTACGGTGAGGGGAGTTTGTCGCCGGAAGGGATGGACGAGCTTCGCGCACAGGCCGACATGGCCGAAGCGAAAGTCACGGAAATGGAGAACCAGCTTAAAGTAGCAAGCCTGCCTGCACGGACGGATCAACTGAAGGCGCAGGAGGGAATTGCGGCATCGGCGGAAGCCGCGGTATTGCAAGCGAAGTGGAAGCTCGATCAGAAGGCCGTGCATGCGACGGACGGCGGCCTCGTGGTGGACGTGCTCTATCAGGTGGGTGAGTGGATTCCCGCCGGGTATCCGGCCGTGAGACTCTTGCCGGAAGAGAACCGCAAGATTCGATTTTTTGTACCGGAGAGTCAATTGTCTATGGTAAAGACCGGACAAGAAGTAGTCGTACATGCCGACGGCTGGACAAGTGGCGTACCGGCCACAGTCAGCTTTGTCTCGACCACGGCCGAATATACGCCTCCGATTATCTACAGCAACGAAACGAGATCGAAGCTCGTTTATATGATTGAAGCGCGCCCCGTGGATATGGCCGCGCATCTGAACGTCGGCCAACCCGTGACCGTGCGCTTCAAATGA
- a CDS encoding ABC transporter ATP-binding protein — protein MNHELAIDVQKLTKSFGHKRVVNEVSLQVQRGEIFGFLGPNGSGKTTTIRMMCGLLKPDSGSGTCLGFDIRKQSDEIKRRVGYMTQKFSYWEDLTIRENLEFVARMYDMPDKQDAVNGALRDLGLTDRQHQLVGALSGGWKQRLALAACLLHQPQLLLLDEPTAGVDPSARRDFWEELHLLALKGISVLVSTHYMDEAERCHKLAYIFNGNMLAQGTSDEVVASQKLSTWLVHGEDLAILSEKLQKTDGVSQTVLFGSTLHVSGLNSTALEAELRQAVAGTTWKIEPIETGLEDVFIHLMKSANNHNGVKA, from the coding sequence ATGAACCACGAGCTGGCCATCGACGTCCAAAAACTGACCAAATCGTTTGGCCACAAACGAGTCGTGAATGAAGTCTCCCTGCAAGTTCAGCGCGGGGAGATTTTTGGTTTTCTGGGACCCAATGGCAGCGGCAAGACGACGACCATTCGTATGATGTGCGGACTGTTGAAACCGGACTCCGGCAGCGGAACATGTTTGGGTTTCGACATCCGTAAGCAAAGCGACGAAATCAAACGCCGCGTCGGTTACATGACGCAAAAGTTTTCCTATTGGGAAGATTTGACGATCCGCGAGAATCTCGAATTTGTCGCGCGCATGTACGACATGCCCGACAAGCAGGATGCCGTCAACGGAGCGTTACGCGACTTGGGGTTAACGGACAGGCAGCATCAGTTGGTCGGCGCGCTGTCCGGCGGATGGAAACAGCGCCTTGCGCTGGCCGCTTGCCTTTTGCATCAGCCGCAACTGCTGCTGCTCGATGAGCCGACAGCCGGAGTAGATCCTTCGGCACGCCGCGATTTTTGGGAAGAGCTGCATTTGCTTGCGCTCAAGGGGATTTCCGTGCTCGTGAGCACACACTACATGGACGAAGCCGAGCGCTGCCACAAGTTGGCCTATATTTTTAACGGCAACATGCTCGCGCAGGGAACGTCGGATGAAGTGGTTGCATCGCAGAAGCTCTCGACGTGGCTTGTGCACGGTGAAGATTTGGCGATTCTTTCGGAGAAATTGCAGAAGACGGACGGAGTATCGCAGACGGTGTTATTTGGGAGCACGCTGCATGTTAGCGGACTGAACAGCACCGCACTTGAAGCGGAATTGCGACAGGCCGTGGCGGGAACAACATGGAAAATCGAACCGATTGAGACGGGACTCGAAGACGTGTTCATTCATCTGATGAAGAGCGCGAATAACCACAACGGAGTCAAAGCATGA
- a CDS encoding ABC transporter permease, with product MIGFSRAGFSRWWSMVVKEFLQIKRDRLTFGMIVMIPLAQLTLFGYAINSDPKHMPTGLLVQDHSDITRTILSTLKHSEYFDIIGTFQDEASAQAALAKGEVQFVINIPVNFTRDVLRGDRPAILVEADATDPSATSIALAAVASVTEYVARKDLKGPLTRLAGSPAPFEARVHRQYNPEGNTHYNIVPGLMGVILTMMMILMTGLAMTRERERGTMENLLAMPVKPLEVMAGKILPYIFIGVLQSTIILLGALFLFHVPFFGSLFTLYVSILLFVAVNLMVGITLSSIAKNQLQAMQMTMFYFLPNILLSGFMFPFRGMPEWAQVIGNALPLTYFLRLVRGIFLKGSTLPTLWPDIWPLILFAFLLMTIAVTFYRRTLD from the coding sequence ATGATCGGATTCAGCCGCGCCGGGTTCTCCCGCTGGTGGAGCATGGTGGTCAAGGAGTTTCTGCAGATCAAGCGGGACCGCTTGACGTTCGGGATGATCGTGATGATTCCGCTCGCGCAGTTGACGCTCTTCGGCTATGCCATAAACAGCGATCCGAAGCATATGCCGACGGGGCTGCTGGTGCAAGACCACAGCGACATTACGCGGACGATTCTTTCGACTCTCAAGCATTCGGAATATTTTGATATCATCGGCACGTTTCAGGATGAGGCCTCTGCGCAGGCCGCGTTGGCAAAGGGAGAGGTGCAATTCGTCATCAACATTCCGGTGAATTTCACGCGTGACGTCTTGCGCGGCGACCGGCCCGCGATTTTGGTTGAAGCTGACGCCACCGATCCGAGCGCCACGAGTATTGCCTTGGCTGCAGTCGCTTCGGTAACTGAGTATGTCGCACGCAAGGACTTGAAAGGTCCGCTGACCAGACTGGCCGGGAGTCCCGCTCCGTTCGAGGCGCGTGTGCATCGTCAATACAATCCGGAAGGCAACACTCACTACAATATCGTTCCGGGATTGATGGGTGTGATTTTGACGATGATGATGATCCTGATGACGGGGCTGGCCATGACTCGCGAGCGCGAACGCGGGACGATGGAGAATCTTTTGGCCATGCCTGTCAAGCCGCTTGAAGTCATGGCGGGCAAGATTCTGCCGTATATTTTCATCGGCGTCCTGCAATCCACGATAATTTTGCTTGGAGCTTTATTCCTATTTCATGTTCCGTTTTTTGGAAGTCTGTTTACACTCTATGTCTCCATACTCTTGTTTGTGGCTGTCAATCTCATGGTCGGAATAACGCTGTCATCAATCGCGAAGAACCAGCTTCAGGCCATGCAGATGACGATGTTTTATTTTCTTCCCAACATTCTTCTCTCCGGGTTCATGTTTCCGTTTCGCGGAATGCCCGAATGGGCTCAAGTGATAGGAAACGCCCTTCCCCTAACCTACTTCCTCCGATTGGTGCGCGGCATTTTTCTAAAAGGCAGCACACTCCCTACTCTCTGGCCGGACATTTGGCCGCTCATTCTGTTTGCCTTCCTCCTAATGACCATCGCGGTGACGTTTTACCGCCGCACGCTCGACTAA
- a CDS encoding M36 family metallopeptidase, with the protein MNVTKRLFIKWFVAHFLVLLVVSGQALAIQQDPENPLETPPTHWDEQRAWEVTGNVVTDMRNGAVQTVSGLREGPYSVKLEDAAWDFLKAHSDWLRFEPKESNLQIARTAESPGGFHVTFERVIHGVRVYPGNVVISFDRDMYARFFFSSIYVFDDRVSTTPAISKDMAIQVTNAYLEPLTEPVFGPEASLVIWAGDNRDFSLCWRVIVNYAEKSYARGDWEIMVDASSGQVRRAKNTAEGDATGYVFDPNPIVTSGMPYGSPGLSDNDDANSTELSNERISRTLPDVSFFIAYPGFEWYELSGDFCRIVDIESPNYSPPYPSNDIFNYSRDQYDFEAVMCYYHIENSHYWLDSLGFGSILNFPIEVDPHAEDFACNAHHHNNGDYLTFGDGTDEVDAAEDADIILHEYGHGINHSITPDWGGGEEGALGEGWGDYWANSYSRSVSSYGGDLVGNWGLQTCFGGRSMVANKHYPEDVAGESHADGQIWSQALHDGESDIGRTSMNSDVLQSYYYYGSGASMLTAALALIDADQALYGGVHLGPISASLLARGLLDLPDNDVCRGFTITSLPFDTVGTTVGASNDYDHTCASPNSPDVVYTLAPLTCPTQVVVSLCGSSFDTAVEIRTDGSCPGSTVVGCNNDFAGCSPQSRAAFAAEPNIPYYILIYGTGTNAGNYVLSVDGTPGVPVPSNDHCANATVIPSFPYTDSGNTCAATSDFDKCVGQNSPDVFYRYASPDCQHITVSLCGSDYDTAIEIRTGGPCPGNTLVACNDNFCGLQSQAAFDAAANQTYFIVVHGYVTGSRGAYTLNVVTGGAFVPPNDTCPGKTIVSLPYSDNGNTSCAENDYPNCAGVLSPDVVYNYTPQACGTVTASLCGSEYDTGIEIRAGGPCPGNIQIACNDNSCDFQSEASFFAESGVRYYFIVHGHANSAGPFTLNVTGTIGGVRSNDHCPGATAITQLPYTDVGSTRCAHNDRPNCVGVDSKDLFYSLNLEACEVVTVSLCGSDFDTGLEIRTGGSSCPGTTLVACNDNFCDLQSRATFTALAGIDYWFVVHGQNMEAGPFVLNVTGTACAPESLVVTRVNNDINLRWAPVGPQGSVIYSVYRSANSSILPVPANLIGTTTNGFYSDADAMLNPGLRYYYVVTASTEPLQMNARKDAPAATQSSNSLRVLPTAKSDF; encoded by the coding sequence ATGAATGTCACTAAGAGATTGTTTATAAAATGGTTTGTTGCCCACTTTCTGGTTCTTCTGGTTGTTAGTGGTCAAGCTCTCGCGATTCAACAAGACCCAGAAAACCCCTTGGAAACGCCTCCAACTCACTGGGACGAGCAGAGAGCATGGGAGGTCACGGGCAACGTAGTCACGGACATGCGAAACGGAGCAGTTCAGACAGTAAGTGGCCTTCGCGAGGGCCCGTATTCTGTAAAACTGGAAGACGCTGCCTGGGATTTTCTAAAGGCTCACTCGGATTGGCTTCGGTTCGAGCCGAAAGAATCGAACCTGCAAATAGCCCGAACTGCTGAATCGCCGGGTGGTTTTCACGTTACGTTCGAGCGTGTTATCCATGGCGTACGAGTTTATCCCGGCAATGTCGTCATATCGTTTGATCGGGACATGTACGCGCGTTTCTTTTTCTCGAGTATTTATGTCTTCGACGACAGAGTCTCGACGACTCCAGCGATATCAAAGGACATGGCGATTCAGGTTACGAACGCGTATTTGGAACCACTTACAGAGCCCGTTTTTGGTCCGGAGGCAAGTTTGGTCATATGGGCTGGAGACAATCGAGACTTTTCGCTTTGTTGGAGGGTGATCGTTAATTACGCCGAGAAGTCTTATGCCCGCGGAGACTGGGAAATTATGGTGGATGCGAGTAGTGGTCAGGTCAGACGAGCGAAAAATACGGCGGAGGGAGACGCCACTGGTTACGTGTTCGATCCCAATCCCATCGTAACGTCGGGAATGCCGTACGGATCGCCGGGACTTTCGGACAACGACGACGCAAACAGTACGGAGTTGTCCAACGAGCGAATTTCACGTACACTGCCTGACGTCAGCTTCTTTATTGCCTACCCCGGATTCGAGTGGTACGAGTTGAGCGGAGACTTTTGCAGAATAGTCGATATCGAATCTCCCAATTATTCTCCGCCTTATCCCAGCAACGATATTTTCAATTACTCGCGCGATCAATATGATTTTGAAGCGGTAATGTGCTATTACCATATCGAGAACTCGCACTACTGGTTGGATTCACTTGGTTTCGGAAGCATTCTGAACTTTCCTATTGAAGTAGATCCTCACGCCGAAGACTTTGCGTGTAACGCGCATCACCACAACAACGGGGACTATCTGACATTCGGCGATGGAACTGACGAAGTCGATGCCGCGGAAGATGCAGATATTATCTTACACGAATATGGACATGGCATCAATCATTCGATCACTCCAGACTGGGGCGGCGGCGAGGAGGGCGCGTTGGGTGAAGGTTGGGGCGACTACTGGGCGAATTCATACAGCCGTTCGGTCTCATCCTATGGTGGTGACCTAGTCGGAAACTGGGGCCTTCAAACTTGCTTTGGAGGCCGGTCAATGGTAGCTAATAAGCACTACCCTGAAGACGTCGCGGGTGAATCACATGCAGATGGCCAGATTTGGAGTCAGGCGCTTCACGATGGAGAATCGGACATCGGTCGAACGAGTATGAATAGCGACGTTTTGCAGAGCTATTATTACTACGGCAGCGGCGCGTCAATGCTCACCGCCGCATTGGCCTTGATTGACGCCGATCAAGCGCTATATGGGGGTGTGCATCTGGGACCGATTTCGGCTTCGCTGCTTGCGCGAGGTCTTCTGGATCTTCCGGACAATGATGTTTGCCGGGGCTTCACGATTACTTCGCTCCCGTTTGACACCGTTGGAACAACGGTGGGCGCTTCAAATGATTATGATCATACTTGCGCATCGCCGAATTCGCCTGATGTTGTGTACACGTTGGCCCCGTTGACGTGTCCCACTCAAGTCGTTGTCAGCCTCTGTGGGTCTTCGTTTGATACGGCAGTCGAGATTCGAACGGACGGCTCATGTCCGGGTTCCACGGTGGTCGGGTGCAACAACGATTTTGCCGGCTGCAGTCCGCAGAGCCGAGCTGCATTTGCTGCCGAACCGAACATCCCGTACTACATACTTATTTACGGCACCGGTACGAACGCCGGGAATTATGTTTTGTCGGTTGACGGAACTCCGGGGGTTCCTGTACCTTCAAATGACCATTGCGCCAATGCAACGGTTATTCCGTCATTTCCTTATACGGATTCCGGCAACACCTGTGCGGCAACAAGTGATTTCGACAAGTGCGTGGGACAGAATTCGCCGGATGTCTTTTATCGTTACGCATCGCCCGACTGTCAGCATATCACCGTTTCGCTTTGCGGATCGGACTACGATACCGCAATCGAGATTCGCACAGGCGGGCCGTGCCCAGGCAACACGCTTGTTGCCTGCAACGATAATTTCTGCGGTTTGCAGAGCCAAGCAGCCTTTGACGCTGCGGCGAATCAAACGTACTTCATCGTGGTTCACGGATATGTGACGGGAAGCCGCGGCGCGTATACGCTCAATGTGGTGACCGGCGGTGCGTTCGTTCCCCCCAATGACACTTGCCCCGGGAAAACGATTGTGTCACTTCCCTACTCGGACAACGGCAATACCTCATGTGCTGAGAACGACTACCCAAACTGTGCCGGAGTTTTGTCTCCAGACGTTGTTTACAATTACACTCCTCAGGCGTGCGGGACTGTTACAGCGTCACTTTGTGGTTCGGAGTATGATACAGGGATCGAAATTCGTGCAGGCGGTCCTTGTCCGGGAAATATCCAAATTGCCTGCAACGATAACTCTTGCGACTTTCAGAGTGAGGCAAGTTTTTTTGCCGAATCAGGCGTCCGCTATTACTTCATCGTACACGGGCACGCAAATTCAGCCGGACCTTTTACGTTAAACGTAACAGGAACGATTGGCGGTGTTCGCTCGAACGATCACTGCCCGGGCGCAACGGCCATCACGCAATTGCCGTATACAGACGTAGGCAGCACGCGTTGCGCGCACAACGACCGCCCGAATTGCGTAGGTGTCGACAGCAAGGATTTGTTCTATTCGCTCAATTTGGAAGCCTGCGAAGTAGTGACCGTGTCACTTTGCGGATCGGACTTCGACACGGGACTGGAAATTCGCACAGGCGGTTCCAGTTGTCCCGGTACGACTTTAGTTGCATGCAACGACAACTTCTGTGATTTGCAGAGCCGAGCAACATTTACTGCTCTCGCAGGCATTGATTACTGGTTCGTTGTTCACGGTCAAAACATGGAGGCCGGGCCGTTCGTATTGAACGTAACGGGAACTGCTTGCGCTCCGGAATCGCTGGTTGTAACGCGCGTGAACAATGACATTAATCTGCGCTGGGCACCGGTTGGACCGCAAGGCTCCGTTATTTACTCGGTGTACAGATCCGCCAATTCAAGCATACTGCCCGTGCCCGCAAATCTGATTGGCACAACAACAAATGGTTTCTATTCCGATGCAGACGCCATGTTGAATCCCGGGCTTCGATACTATTATGTCGTTACAGCATCAACAGAGCCACTTCAAATGAATGCTCGCAAAGACGCGCCTGCTGCGACTCAGAGTTCAAACAGCTTGAGGGTGTTACCCACTGCTAAATCCGATTTCTGA